CTTTTTCTTAAAATCTTTTATCTTATCTTTTATTGTTTTTGTTTCTTCCTTCACATCTTTGGTGATTTTCTCAACCAATTCAAGCACAGCCTGAGGAGAACCGTCACCTACTCGATAGCCAGCTCTCAGAACACGTGTGTACCCACCGTTGCGTTTCTCGTTCCGTTCTCTGATTTCAGAGAATAGCTTCTTTACTGTTTTATCGCACCGAATAAAACTTTTTGCATCTCTCCTGCTTGCCAGCGTATTCTTCTTTGCAAGTGTAATCATTTTTTCCGCTGCACGCCCAGCTTCACGGGCACGCCTAACTGTTGTACGTATCTTACCTGTTTCGAACAATGATCTGATCATGTTCGATATCATTGCTTTTCTATGTGAAGATGTCATATTAAGCTTCACAGTAGCTTTACGATGTCTCATGCTTGTCCCTCACTTATTCTTCAGTTTTATTTGTTTCTTTTTCAGGAATCGCCATCCCAAGGGTAATACCCATGGTTGACAAAATCGCTTTTATCTCATTAAGCGATTTTTTACCAAAATTTCGGTATTTGAGCATTTCGTTTTCATTTCTGCATGCAAGATCACGTATTGTTTTCATCCCGGCATTATTAATGCAGTTTGCTGACCTTACTGACAACTCTATCTCGCTAATAGGAGTGTTGAGTAATCTCTCTAGCTCAGCTTCAGGACTGTGATCTTCTTCAACTGCCTTTTCAAACTCAACGTAGTTTTCATTGTAATCAACAAATACATCGAGATGTTTTCTTAGAATCGCTGATGATTGTTTCAAAGCTTCTTCAGGAGTAATTCTTCCATCAGTGGTAATTTCAACGATAAGCTTATCATAATCAGTCATTTGTCCAACACGGGTATTCTCCACAAAATATTTTACGTTCCGTACCGGAGTAAATATTGAATCAATGGGAATAACGCCAATAGTTTGAGTATCTTTTTTATTTTGTTCTGCCGGCACATATCCTCTGCCAATATTTACTTCTAGCTCCATTTTGAAATGGACTTTCTTGTCGCACGTGCAAATAAATTGATCTGGATTAACAATTTCCACTTCACTATCAGCTTTAATATCAGCTGCGGTTATTTTGCCCTCTTTGTTAACATCAATAAGCAATGTTTTTGATTTATTGCCATGAAGCTTAATCAGAACATGCTTAAGATTAAGTATTATTTCTATTACATCCTCGACAATTCCCGGCAGTGAGGCATATTCGTGCATGCATCCATCTATCTTTATTGATGTTATTGCCGCTCCTTCTAAGCTGGATAGTAAAACTCTTCGTAATGAATTACCAATTGTGTATCCGTAACCACCTTCAAAAGGTTCAGCAACAAAACGACCAAATGTTTCTGTTACAGTATCGTCATCTCTCATTAACCGCTTTGGCATTTCAAAGCGTCTCAGTTTAACTGACATATCCTTCCCTCCCTAGTAACTCCGCCATGCGGAATAATTGCACTATTATACTTTTGAATACAACTCGATAACGAGCTGTTCATTAATAGGTATTTTAATATCTTCTCTTTTTGGAATACTGAGCACTTCGCCGCTAAAAGCATCTTTGTTTACTTTAAGCCATTGTGGTAATTCACGTGAAGCTGATGCCGCCATATTTTCTTGTATACGCTTTTTAGTTTTTTCAGAATCCTTCACTTCGATCACATCGCCAACCTTAATGATTGCGGAAGGAATACTGATTCTCTTTTTATTTACCAGTATGTGGCCGTGTCGTATCAGCTGACGGGCTTGTTGACGCGCAGAAGCAAACCCCATGCTAAAAACAACACTATCCAATCGAGTTTCTAAAAGCTCAAGCAATTTTTCACCGGTAACACCTTTTAAGCGCTGGGCTTTATCAAAATATAATTTAAACTGCTTTTCAAGCACACCATACATTCTTTTCAGTTTTTGTTTTTCTCTTAACTGTACTCCGTATGATGATAGTTTGGAACGCTGTTGACCGTGCTGTCCTGGAGCATAATTTCTTAACTCCACTCCACATTTTGCGGTATGACATCTTGTTCCTTTGAGGAAAAGTTTCATTCCCTCTCGTCTACATAATTTGCATTTTGGGCCAGTATATCTTGCCATGCCTCTTATTAACTCCTTTCCTGACTACTTTTTTTCATTTTCTTCTTAAACCATTTTATGAAAATGATGTAACATACGTCGTTATACTCTTCTACGTTTCGGAGGCCTGCAGCCATTATGCGGTATAGGAGTAGTATCTTTAATTAGCGTTATGCCTAACCCTATTCCTTGCAGTGCCCTAATAGCAGACTCACGACCTGCTCCAGGTCCACTGACGCATATTTCAACACTTTTCATGCCACAATCAACCGCTTGTTTCCCTGCGTCCGAAGCGACAACTGTTGCGGCATATGCTGTCGACTTTCTCGCACCGCTAAAACCAGATCTTCCCGCACTTGACCATGAAACTACGTTACCCTTCATATCGGTTATGGAAACGATCGTGTTGTTGAACGAAGCTTGTATATGGGCAATACCCGCCGGTACATTTTTCGTTACTTTTCTTCTCGTTCTTATTCCTTTTTTTATGCTTTTTTTTGCCACGGTACCCCCCTACAGCTCTTTTTTATTATATTCAATCTATTTTGTCACTTTCTTGCGCATACCACCAACAACCTGTCGAGGCCCTTTACGCGTTCTCGCATTGGTGTGTGATCTCTGTCCACGACACGGAAGATTCTTCCTATGACGTGATCCCCGATAACTACCAATCGAAATAAGTCTTTTTATGTTTTGGGCAATATCTCTTCTGACATCACCTTCAACAGCACAAATCTGAGGTATTATATCAGCTAATTTATGGACTTCTTCGTCAGTTAATTCTTTTGCTCTTCTCTGACCATCTATTTGGGCAGTTGTCAGAATCCGCTTTGCAAGCGTTCTTCCAATCCCATAAATATAGGTTAATGAAATATCAATTCTTTTTTCTTTTGGTATATCAACCCCTAATATTCGCGGCACTATAACCTCCCTTAATCTCCATTTGTGGTGTTCTTATAATGGTTTTTACGTATCGCTCAAACCACTTATTTGTACAAATTATCCCTGTCTTTGTTTGTGTCTAGGGTTCGTACAATTAACTCTTACCACACCTTTTCTTTTAATTATTTTACACCGTTCACAAACTTTTTTTACTGAAGCGCTTACTTTCATTTTGTTATCCTATTTCTCTCTGTATACAATTCTTCCCTTTGTTAGATCGTATGGAGACATTTCTACAAGTACTTTGTCTCCCGGAAGAATTCTTATATAATGCATTCTCATTTTACCTGAGATATGTGCAAGAATCTTATGCCCATTCTCCAGCTCAACACGAAACATCGCATTGGGCAGCAGTTCTAATACTACACCTTCTACTTTTATTGGTTCTTCTTTAGACATGTTAATATTTCCGGTCCATTTTCTGTTATTGCTATTGTATCCTCGTAATGTGCTGACGGCAACCCATCCTGAGTAACAACTGTCCATCCGTCATTCAACACCACTACGTCACTTGTTCCCATATTAACCATTGGCTCTATTGCTATCACCATTCCTGCTTTTAACTTCGGTCCTGTATGTGGAACACCATAATTAGGCACCTGCGGTTCTTCATGCATACTCGTTCCTATCCCATGCCCTACAAACGATTTTACTACTGAATACCCCTTATCGTTCGCATATTTTTCGATCACATGAGAAATATCGTGCAGTCGATTTCCCGGCACCGCTTGCTTTATACATTCCCTTAATGCTATTCGAGCAGTGTTTATCAGATCCATCTTCTTTTTAGATATTGTTCCTACGGGATAACTGCGTGCCA
This sequence is a window from Candidatus Ancaeobacter aquaticus. Protein-coding genes within it:
- the rpsM gene encoding 30S ribosomal protein S13 is translated as MPRILGVDIPKEKRIDISLTYIYGIGRTLAKRILTTAQIDGQRRAKELTDEEVHKLADIIPQICAVEGDVRRDIAQNIKRLISIGSYRGSRHRKNLPCRGQRSHTNARTRKGPRQVVGGMRKKVTK
- the rplQ gene encoding 50S ribosomal protein L17, translating into MRHRKATVKLNMTSSHRKAMISNMIRSLFETGKIRTTVRRAREAGRAAEKMITLAKKNTLASRRDAKSFIRCDKTVKKLFSEIRERNEKRNGGYTRVLRAGYRVGDGSPQAVLELVEKITKDVKEETKTIKDKIKDFKKKQDETKTTKGKDDKKEAPAAKK
- the infA gene encoding translation initiation factor IF-1, which translates into the protein MSKEEPIKVEGVVLELLPNAMFRVELENGHKILAHISGKMRMHYIRILPGDKVLVEMSPYDLTKGRIVYREK
- the rpsK gene encoding 30S ribosomal protein S11, whose protein sequence is MKKGIRTRRKVTKNVPAGIAHIQASFNNTIVSITDMKGNVVSWSSAGRSGFSGARKSTAYAATVVASDAGKQAVDCGMKSVEICVSGPGAGRESAIRALQGIGLGITLIKDTTPIPHNGCRPPKRRRV
- a CDS encoding DNA-directed RNA polymerase subunit alpha; this translates as MSVKLRRFEMPKRLMRDDDTVTETFGRFVAEPFEGGYGYTIGNSLRRVLLSSLEGAAITSIKIDGCMHEYASLPGIVEDVIEIILNLKHVLIKLHGNKSKTLLIDVNKEGKITAADIKADSEVEIVNPDQFICTCDKKVHFKMELEVNIGRGYVPAEQNKKDTQTIGVIPIDSIFTPVRNVKYFVENTRVGQMTDYDKLIVEITTDGRITPEEALKQSSAILRKHLDVFVDYNENYVEFEKAVEEDHSPEAELERLLNTPISEIELSVRSANCINNAGMKTIRDLACRNENEMLKYRNFGKKSLNEIKAILSTMGITLGMAIPEKETNKTEE
- the rpsD gene encoding 30S ribosomal protein S4; protein product: MARYTGPKCKLCRREGMKLFLKGTRCHTAKCGVELRNYAPGQHGQQRSKLSSYGVQLREKQKLKRMYGVLEKQFKLYFDKAQRLKGVTGEKLLELLETRLDSVVFSMGFASARQQARQLIRHGHILVNKKRISIPSAIIKVGDVIEVKDSEKTKKRIQENMAASASRELPQWLKVNKDAFSGEVLSIPKREDIKIPINEQLVIELYSKV
- the map gene encoding type I methionyl aminopeptidase, with product MIILRSKKEIDKLRRCGEITAGILDCLEKKISPGMTTTMLEKEALAVMAQKDVTPSFKGYRGYPGSICVSINEEVVHGIPGEKIINEGDIVSIDVGVFKDGYYGDMARSYPVGTISKKKMDLINTARIALRECIKQAVPGNRLHDISHVIEKYANDKGYSVVKSFVGHGIGTSMHEEPQVPNYGVPHTGPKLKAGMVIAIEPMVNMGTSDVVVLNDGWTVVTQDGLPSAHYEDTIAITENGPEILTCLKKNQ
- the rpmJ gene encoding 50S ribosomal protein L36, which codes for MKVSASVKKVCERCKIIKRKGVVRVNCTNPRHKQRQG